The following coding sequences are from one Streptomyces dengpaensis window:
- a CDS encoding FKBP-type peptidyl-prolyl cis-trans isomerase — MNYNVKRRAVMLLAVPALLFTAACGSDDKDTGDAAGGVAQVKGTFGDKPEISVPKGGKASDKTVVETVSAGSGSVIKASDFVRLDWTVEKWGSSQPLGGTWAAATAGAKTPRQQSVDQIGKPSQQLPAKVLDAVKGQKTGSRILVQGTAGELIGEGLNTSSGITAKDVLIWVVDAVGAASVDSKAEVKGTQAAPEPGMPTVSAPAQKAATITIPKGAKAPKDLEEQVLIKGTGKKVEAGQGLIAQYTGVKWEDGKKFDSSWDHGGATAFQIGTGSVIAGWDKGLVGKNVGDRVLLVIPPSLGYGANPSSELAKNTLVFVVDILGTV; from the coding sequence ATGAACTACAACGTGAAACGACGCGCCGTCATGCTGCTGGCCGTTCCCGCCCTGTTGTTCACCGCCGCGTGCGGATCGGACGACAAGGACACCGGCGATGCGGCGGGAGGCGTCGCCCAGGTCAAGGGGACGTTCGGGGACAAGCCCGAGATCTCCGTGCCCAAGGGCGGCAAGGCGTCCGACAAGACCGTGGTCGAGACGGTCTCGGCAGGCAGCGGCTCCGTGATCAAGGCGTCCGACTTCGTCCGGCTGGACTGGACCGTGGAGAAGTGGGGAAGCAGCCAGCCGCTCGGTGGCACCTGGGCCGCGGCGACCGCCGGTGCCAAGACGCCGCGGCAGCAGTCCGTCGACCAGATCGGCAAGCCGAGCCAGCAGCTGCCCGCCAAGGTCCTGGACGCCGTCAAGGGACAGAAGACGGGCAGCCGCATCCTGGTGCAGGGCACCGCGGGTGAGCTGATCGGCGAGGGGCTGAACACGTCGTCCGGTATCACCGCCAAGGATGTGCTGATCTGGGTGGTCGACGCGGTCGGTGCCGCCAGTGTCGATTCCAAGGCCGAGGTGAAGGGGACGCAGGCGGCCCCCGAGCCGGGTATGCCCACGGTGTCGGCTCCCGCGCAGAAGGCGGCGACCATCACCATCCCCAAGGGCGCCAAGGCGCCCAAGGACCTTGAGGAGCAGGTGCTGATCAAGGGCACCGGCAAGAAGGTCGAGGCCGGTCAGGGCCTCATCGCGCAGTACACCGGGGTCAAGTGGGAGGATGGCAAGAAGTTCGACTCCTCCTGGGACCACGGGGGTGCCACCGCCTTCCAGATCGGCACCGGCTCCGTGATCGCCGGGTGGGACAAGGGCCTCGTCGGCAAGAACGTGGGGGACCGTGTGCTGCTGGTGATTCCGCCCTCCCTCGGCTACGGCGCGAACCCCAGCAGCGAGTTGGCCAAGAACACGCTGGTCTTCGTGGTGGATATCCTCGGCACGGTGTGA
- a CDS encoding FKBP-type peptidyl-prolyl cis-trans isomerase, giving the protein MSIDKPEIDFPGGEPPADLEIKDIWEGDGPVAKAGDFVKVHYVGVAFSTGEEFDASWNRGTPLEFQLGVGQVIQGWDQGVQGMKVGGRRQLIIPAHLAYGDRGAGGRIAPGETLIFVCDLVSV; this is encoded by the coding sequence GTGAGCATCGACAAGCCCGAGATCGACTTCCCGGGCGGCGAGCCCCCGGCGGACCTCGAGATCAAGGACATCTGGGAGGGCGACGGCCCGGTCGCCAAGGCCGGCGACTTCGTCAAGGTCCACTACGTGGGCGTGGCCTTCTCCACCGGCGAGGAGTTCGACGCCTCCTGGAACCGCGGTACCCCGCTCGAGTTCCAGCTCGGCGTCGGCCAGGTCATCCAGGGATGGGACCAGGGCGTGCAGGGCATGAAGGTCGGCGGCCGCCGCCAGCTGATCATCCCGGCGCACCTCGCGTACGGCGACCGCGGCGCCGGTGGCCGTATCGCCCCGGGCGAGACGCTGATCTTCGTCTGCGACCTGGTCTCCGTCTGA
- a CDS encoding helix-turn-helix transcriptional regulator, whose amino-acid sequence MAIAKAERLMNLALCLLGTRRPLSKRELRDSIEAYVEAFGPGRGAAFGPGRGAASGPGKGAAASDDSFNRMFERDKDDLRELGLVIETVENLDGEVGYLARRDSNRLPPITLDAEEAAALGLVAKVWQQARLAGAASGALQKLRAAGLPEDVDPYEAHGALEPHIPVHEAAFEPLMLACRDRRTVVFDYRKATAAHPETRHVEPWALECWRGHWYLAGWDRDRGAERVFRLSRITGKVRTRAGRYTAEVPDVVTVRETVAGWAGEIADRTARIRMRAGSGYPLRAKAVSVRERGDGWDELEIPYGHGLDAWLVEFGPDVVVLEPAELRADVVDRLRAVAKG is encoded by the coding sequence ATGGCCATTGCCAAGGCCGAGCGGCTGATGAACCTGGCGCTGTGTCTGCTCGGGACACGGCGGCCGCTCAGCAAGCGCGAGCTGCGCGATTCCATCGAGGCCTACGTCGAGGCCTTCGGGCCGGGCAGAGGTGCGGCCTTCGGGCCGGGCAGAGGTGCGGCCTCCGGGCCGGGCAAGGGCGCGGCGGCCTCGGACGACTCCTTCAACCGGATGTTCGAGCGCGACAAGGACGATCTGCGCGAACTCGGGCTGGTCATCGAGACGGTGGAGAACCTCGACGGCGAGGTCGGCTATCTCGCCCGCCGCGACAGCAACCGTCTGCCGCCCATCACGCTCGACGCCGAGGAGGCCGCCGCCCTCGGCCTGGTCGCCAAGGTCTGGCAGCAGGCCCGGCTTGCCGGTGCCGCCAGCGGCGCCCTGCAGAAGCTGCGCGCCGCGGGCCTGCCCGAGGACGTGGACCCGTACGAGGCCCATGGCGCCCTGGAACCGCACATCCCCGTGCACGAGGCGGCCTTCGAACCGCTGATGCTCGCCTGCCGCGACCGTCGCACGGTCGTCTTCGACTACCGCAAGGCCACCGCCGCGCACCCCGAGACCCGGCACGTCGAGCCGTGGGCCCTGGAGTGCTGGCGCGGCCACTGGTATCTGGCGGGCTGGGACCGCGACCGCGGCGCCGAGCGCGTCTTCCGGCTCTCCCGGATCACCGGCAAGGTCCGCACCCGCGCCGGGCGGTACACGGCCGAGGTGCCCGACGTCGTCACCGTGCGCGAGACGGTCGCGGGCTGGGCGGGGGAGATCGCCGACCGCACCGCGCGGATCCGGATGCGCGCCGGCTCGGGCTATCCGCTGCGCGCCAAGGCCGTCTCCGTACGGGAACGGGGCGACGGCTGGGACGAGTTGGAGATTCCGTACGGGCACGGCCTGGATGCCTGGCTTGTCGAGTTCGGGCCCGACGTGGTGGTCCTGGAGCCCGCCGAGCTGCGGGCCGACGTCGTGGACCGGCTGCGCGCCGTGGCCAAGGGCTGA
- a CDS encoding helix-turn-helix transcriptional regulator codes for MAGKPARPANAIDQTRRMLSLVTYLRERPGARVGDVARAFGITEDELISDLDVLPLCGTSFRGGDLLDIDTDGDRIWWHNPDDVAEPLRIAADEATALLVAARAVSTLPGLREGDRQALLRATAKVEAASGEAAGASSRLSVTFESEGGVFADVDRAISERRRLWIRYYSPSRDELTEREIDPIRLVSVGHTYVEAWCRRSEARRTFRLDRVAEIRILDEPSAPPEIEPRDLSEGLVQPAAEDPEVVVEVGPGGRWVAEYYPHDSADELPDGGLRITLRTPDPASLRRLALRLGRDGRIVSPQDLADSARRAAREALAAYDGLDGPQGDQDGPYDRREQGL; via the coding sequence GTGGCAGGAAAACCGGCCAGGCCCGCCAACGCGATCGATCAGACCCGGCGGATGCTCTCCCTGGTGACGTATCTGCGGGAGCGCCCCGGCGCGCGCGTCGGCGATGTCGCGCGGGCCTTCGGGATCACCGAGGACGAGCTGATCTCCGACCTCGACGTGCTGCCGCTGTGCGGGACCAGCTTCCGCGGCGGTGATCTGCTCGACATCGACACCGATGGCGACCGGATCTGGTGGCACAACCCGGACGACGTCGCGGAGCCCCTGCGTATCGCCGCCGACGAGGCGACCGCGCTGCTCGTGGCCGCGCGTGCCGTCTCCACGCTGCCCGGCCTTCGCGAGGGCGACCGGCAGGCGCTGCTGCGCGCGACCGCCAAGGTGGAGGCCGCCTCGGGTGAGGCGGCGGGCGCCAGCTCCCGTCTCTCGGTGACCTTCGAGTCCGAGGGCGGGGTCTTCGCGGACGTCGACCGGGCGATCTCCGAGCGCCGCCGGCTGTGGATCCGCTACTACTCGCCCTCGCGCGACGAGCTCACCGAGCGCGAGATCGACCCGATCCGCCTGGTCAGCGTCGGCCACACGTACGTGGAGGCATGGTGCCGCCGCTCCGAGGCGCGTCGCACCTTCCGGCTCGACCGGGTCGCCGAGATCCGCATCCTCGACGAGCCGTCCGCGCCGCCGGAGATCGAGCCGCGGGACCTCTCCGAGGGGCTCGTGCAGCCCGCTGCGGAGGACCCCGAGGTGGTCGTCGAGGTCGGTCCCGGCGGACGCTGGGTCGCCGAGTACTACCCGCACGACAGCGCCGACGAGCTGCCGGACGGCGGGCTGCGTATCACCTTGCGGACCCCCGATCCCGCGTCGCTGCGGCGGCTGGCGCTGCGCCTGGGCCGCGACGGCCGGATCGTGTCGCCGCAGGACCTCGCTGACAGCGCCCGGCGGGCGGCCCGCGAGGCGCTCGCGGCCTACGACGGGCTCGACGGGCCGCAAGGGGATCAGGACGGGCCGTACGACAGGCGGGAGCAGGGGCTTTGA
- the tatA gene encoding Sec-independent protein translocase subunit TatA, whose product MFGRLGAPEIILILVVIILLFGAKKLPDMARSLGKSARILKSEAKAMKSEGQDSAPAGPPSTDEQPPAQRTIQAAPGDVTSSRPVTEPTDTTKR is encoded by the coding sequence ATGTTCGGAAGGCTCGGAGCTCCCGAGATCATTCTCATCCTCGTCGTCATCATCCTGTTGTTCGGCGCGAAGAAGCTTCCGGACATGGCCCGCTCCCTCGGCAAGTCCGCGCGCATCCTCAAGAGCGAGGCGAAGGCGATGAAGTCCGAGGGACAGGACTCCGCCCCGGCCGGTCCGCCCAGCACGGACGAGCAGCCCCCGGCTCAGCGCACCATCCAGGCCGCCCCCGGCGACGTGACCAGCTCGCGCCCGGTCACCGAGCCGACGGACACGACCAAGCGCTGA
- the tatC gene encoding twin-arginine translocase subunit TatC, giving the protein MLKSARNKEKDPEGRMPLAEHLRELRNRLAKAMLAIVVVTVVAAFFYNDIINIITRPILDSVGCERSFEQLAKSSSSEPCAQITINGLLTPFTLALKVSLMAGVVLASPVWLYQLWAFVAPGLHRHEKKYAYAFVGMGAPLFLGGAYFAYSVLPTTASVLLDFTPDGTSNLLPLDDLLDLVTRMVIVFGLSFELPLLLIFLNLTGAITGKRMLGWWRAMMMGITVFAALATPSTDPLTMLALAGPIWILYFGATAFSLLNDRRRRRRDALGPADDEASDLDLTPEDVGEVETVSVSRALPEQASSDRVNGYDDVT; this is encoded by the coding sequence TTGCTCAAGTCTGCCCGCAACAAGGAGAAGGATCCCGAGGGGCGGATGCCCCTCGCGGAGCACCTTCGTGAGCTCCGGAACCGGCTCGCGAAGGCGATGCTGGCCATCGTCGTCGTCACCGTCGTCGCCGCCTTCTTCTATAACGACATCATCAACATCATCACCAGGCCGATCCTCGACTCGGTCGGCTGTGAAAGGTCCTTCGAGCAGCTGGCGAAGTCGTCTTCCTCCGAGCCGTGCGCGCAGATCACGATCAACGGTCTGCTCACGCCCTTCACGCTCGCGTTGAAGGTGTCATTGATGGCCGGTGTCGTCCTGGCCTCGCCGGTCTGGCTGTACCAGCTGTGGGCCTTCGTCGCGCCGGGTCTGCACCGGCACGAGAAGAAGTACGCCTACGCGTTCGTCGGCATGGGCGCCCCGCTCTTCCTCGGCGGTGCCTACTTCGCGTACTCGGTGCTGCCGACCACGGCGTCGGTGCTGCTCGACTTCACGCCGGACGGGACCTCCAACCTGCTGCCGCTGGACGACCTGCTCGACCTCGTCACGCGCATGGTGATCGTCTTCGGCCTCTCCTTCGAGCTGCCCCTGCTGCTGATCTTCCTCAACCTCACCGGGGCGATCACCGGCAAGCGGATGCTCGGCTGGTGGCGAGCGATGATGATGGGCATCACCGTGTTCGCGGCGCTCGCGACGCCCAGCACCGACCCGCTGACGATGCTGGCGCTCGCCGGACCGATCTGGATCCTGTACTTCGGCGCGACGGCCTTCTCGCTGCTCAATGACCGACGCAGGCGCCGCCGCGACGCACTGGGCCCCGCCGACGACGAGGCCTCCGACCTGGATCTCACCCCCGAGGACGTCGGCGAGGTCGAGACCGTGTCGGTCAGCCGGGCGCTGCCGGAGCAGGCGAGCTCGGACCGGGTCAACGGTTATGACGACGTGACCTGA
- a CDS encoding diacylglycerol kinase, which produces MTSEITLFVNPTAGRGRGARAAQPAASALRAAGFSVRTILGEDAADALTRARAAVEGGTGALVAVGGDGMVNLALQAVAGTRTPLGVVAVGTGNDFARALDLPLRDPAAAGRLIAEALKGARLRDVDLGRVDGTWFGTVLASGFDSRVNDRGNRMRWPTGRFRYDLAMLAELAAFKPFPYRITLDDGEVQEIEATLVAVGNGSSYGGGMKICAGADLGDGLFDITVVGDCSRTTLLTVFPKVYQGTHLDHPQVTVHRAAKVELVAEDITGYADGEPLGPLPLTAECIPGAVRVAAL; this is translated from the coding sequence GTGACCAGCGAGATCACCCTCTTCGTCAACCCCACCGCGGGACGCGGCCGGGGCGCCCGCGCGGCGCAGCCGGCCGCTTCGGCCTTGCGCGCGGCGGGATTCTCCGTCCGGACGATCCTCGGGGAGGACGCGGCAGACGCCCTCACGCGCGCGCGTGCCGCCGTCGAAGGCGGCACCGGCGCCCTCGTCGCGGTCGGCGGCGACGGCATGGTGAATCTGGCCCTGCAGGCCGTCGCCGGGACCCGCACCCCGCTCGGCGTGGTCGCCGTCGGCACCGGCAACGACTTCGCGCGCGCCCTGGACCTGCCCCTGCGCGACCCGGCGGCAGCGGGGCGCCTGATCGCCGAGGCCCTCAAGGGGGCGCGGCTGCGGGACGTCGACCTGGGGCGCGTGGACGGCACCTGGTTCGGCACCGTCCTCGCCTCCGGCTTCGACTCCCGGGTCAACGACCGCGGCAACCGCATGCGATGGCCCACTGGGCGCTTCAGGTACGACCTCGCCATGCTGGCCGAACTGGCCGCCTTCAAGCCCTTCCCGTACCGGATCACGCTCGACGACGGCGAGGTCCAGGAGATCGAGGCGACGCTCGTGGCCGTCGGCAACGGATCGTCGTACGGCGGAGGCATGAAGATCTGCGCGGGCGCGGACCTGGGCGACGGGCTGTTCGACATCACGGTCGTCGGGGACTGCAGCCGTACGACGCTGCTCACGGTGTTCCCGAAGGTCTACCAGGGCACCCACCTCGACCATCCCCAGGTCACCGTGCACCGGGCCGCGAAGGTCGAGCTCGTCGCCGAGGACATCACGGGGTACGCGGACGGTGAGCCGCTCGGGCCGCTGCCGCTGACCGCGGAGTGCATTCCCGGGGCGGTCCGCGTCGCCGCGCTCTGA
- a CDS encoding DEAD/DEAH box helicase, producing MIVLLSVHPGSLESTMTEDLSPAERYAAARRRAVEQATALASFREMYDFGLDPYQIEACEALESGKGVLVAAPTGSGKTVVGEFAVHLALQQGKKCFYTTPIKALSNQKYADLCRRYGADKVGLLTGDNSVNSEAPIVVMTTEVLRNMLYAGSQTLLGLGYVVMDEVHYLSDRFRGAVWEEVIIHLPESVTLVSLSATVSNAEEFGDWLDTVRGDTEVIVSEHRPVPLFQHVLAGRRMYDLFEEGEGQKKAVNPDLTRMARMEATRPSYQDRKRGRAMREADRERERRQRSRVWTPGRPEVIERLDSEGLLPAITFIFSRAACEAAVQQCLYAGLRLNDDEARARVREIVEERTASIPREDLHVLGYYEWLEGLERGIAAHHAGMLPTFKEVVEELFVRGLVKAVFATETLALGINMPARSVVLEKLVKWNGEQHADITPGEYTQLTGRAGRRGIDVEGHAVVLWQRAMSPEHLAGLAGTRTYPLRSSFKPSYNMAVNLVEQFGRHRSRELLETSFAQFQADKSVVGISRQVQRNEEGLEGYKESMTCHLGDFDAYMGLRRELKDRETELARQGQTQRRAEAAVALEKLKPGDVIHVPTGKYAGLALVLDPGLPAGRSNGHRGFEQHDGPRPLVLTAERQVKRLASMDFPVPIEALERMRIPKSFNPRSPQSRRDLASALRTKAGHIVPDRHRKKRSEAADDREIARLRTAIRAHPCHGCNDREDHARWAERYHRLVRDTRQLEHRIEGRTNTIARTFDRIVALLTELDYLRGDEVTEHGKRLARLYGELDLLASECLRAGVWEGLNPAELAACVSALVYESRVADDATAPKVPSGKAKAALGEMVRIWGHLDALEEEFRITQTEGVGQREPDLGFAWAAYEWASGKGLDEVLREAEMPAGDFVRWCKQVIDVLGQIAAAAPASGGGSTVAKNARRAVDGLLRGVVAYSSVG from the coding sequence TTGATCGTCCTGTTGTCAGTGCATCCGGGTAGTCTCGAAAGCACGATGACAGAGGATCTCTCACCGGCCGAGCGGTACGCGGCAGCACGCAGGCGCGCTGTCGAGCAGGCCACCGCGCTCGCGTCCTTCCGCGAGATGTATGACTTCGGCCTCGACCCCTACCAGATCGAGGCCTGCGAGGCACTCGAATCGGGCAAGGGAGTGCTGGTGGCCGCCCCCACCGGCTCGGGCAAGACGGTCGTCGGTGAATTCGCCGTCCACCTCGCCCTCCAGCAGGGCAAGAAGTGCTTCTACACCACGCCGATCAAGGCGCTCTCGAACCAGAAGTACGCCGACCTGTGCCGCCGTTACGGCGCGGACAAGGTCGGTCTGCTGACCGGCGACAACAGCGTCAACTCCGAAGCCCCGATCGTGGTCATGACCACCGAGGTGCTGCGGAACATGCTGTACGCGGGCTCGCAGACCCTCCTCGGCCTCGGCTATGTGGTCATGGACGAGGTGCACTACCTCTCCGACCGCTTCCGCGGCGCCGTCTGGGAGGAAGTGATCATTCACCTCCCGGAGTCGGTGACCCTGGTGTCGCTCTCGGCGACCGTGTCGAACGCGGAGGAGTTCGGCGACTGGCTGGACACCGTGCGCGGCGACACCGAGGTGATCGTCTCCGAGCACCGGCCCGTCCCGCTGTTCCAGCATGTGCTGGCAGGGCGCCGGATGTACGACCTCTTCGAGGAGGGCGAGGGCCAGAAGAAGGCCGTCAACCCCGACCTGACGCGCATGGCGCGCATGGAGGCGACCCGGCCGTCGTACCAGGACCGCAAACGGGGCCGCGCCATGCGCGAGGCCGACCGCGAGCGTGAGCGCCGGCAGCGCTCGCGCGTGTGGACGCCCGGCCGTCCCGAGGTCATCGAGCGGCTCGACTCCGAAGGGCTGCTGCCCGCCATCACCTTTATCTTCAGCCGCGCGGCCTGCGAGGCCGCCGTCCAGCAGTGCCTGTACGCGGGCCTGAGGCTGAACGACGACGAGGCGCGGGCGAGGGTGCGCGAAATCGTCGAGGAGCGCACCGCCTCCATCCCCCGCGAAGACCTGCACGTCCTGGGCTACTACGAATGGCTGGAGGGCCTGGAGCGCGGCATCGCGGCCCACCACGCGGGCATGCTGCCGACGTTCAAGGAGGTCGTCGAGGAACTGTTCGTACGCGGCCTCGTCAAGGCCGTGTTCGCGACCGAGACCCTCGCGCTCGGCATCAACATGCCCGCACGCTCGGTGGTGTTGGAGAAGCTCGTCAAGTGGAACGGCGAGCAGCACGCCGACATCACACCCGGCGAGTACACCCAGCTGACCGGCCGCGCGGGACGCCGTGGCATCGATGTCGAGGGTCACGCCGTGGTGCTGTGGCAGCGCGCGATGAGCCCCGAGCACCTGGCGGGACTCGCGGGTACGCGCACGTATCCGCTGCGCTCCAGCTTCAAGCCGTCGTACAACATGGCCGTGAACCTGGTCGAGCAGTTCGGGCGGCACCGCTCGCGCGAGCTCCTGGAGACGTCGTTCGCGCAGTTCCAGGCCGACAAGTCGGTCGTCGGGATCTCCCGGCAGGTGCAGCGCAACGAGGAGGGCCTCGAAGGCTACAAGGAGTCCATGACCTGCCACTTGGGCGACTTCGACGCATACATGGGGCTGCGCCGCGAGCTCAAGGACCGCGAGACCGAGCTGGCCCGGCAGGGCCAGACGCAGCGGCGCGCGGAGGCGGCCGTCGCCCTGGAGAAGCTCAAGCCGGGTGACGTCATCCACGTCCCGACCGGAAAGTACGCGGGCCTGGCCCTGGTGCTCGACCCGGGCCTGCCCGCGGGGCGCTCCAACGGCCACCGCGGCTTCGAACAGCACGACGGGCCGCGCCCGCTGGTGCTCACCGCCGAGCGCCAGGTCAAGCGGCTGGCCTCGATGGACTTCCCGGTGCCGATCGAGGCGCTGGAGCGGATGCGGATCCCCAAGTCGTTCAACCCGCGCTCGCCGCAGTCCCGGCGGGACCTGGCGTCCGCGCTGCGCACCAAGGCCGGGCACATCGTCCCCGACCGGCACCGCAAGAAGCGGTCCGAGGCGGCCGACGACCGCGAGATCGCCCGGCTGCGCACGGCGATCCGGGCCCACCCCTGCCACGGGTGCAACGACCGTGAGGACCACGCCCGCTGGGCCGAGCGCTACCACCGGCTGGTGCGCGACACCAGACAGCTGGAGCACCGCATCGAGGGCAGGACGAACACCATCGCCCGCACCTTCGACCGGATCGTCGCCCTCCTCACCGAGTTGGACTATCTGCGCGGCGACGAGGTCACCGAACACGGCAAGCGGCTCGCCCGGCTGTACGGCGAACTCGACCTGCTCGCCAGCGAATGCCTGCGCGCCGGGGTCTGGGAGGGGCTCAACCCCGCCGAACTCGCCGCCTGCGTCTCGGCGCTGGTGTACGAGTCCCGGGTCGCCGACGATGCCACGGCACCGAAGGTGCCGTCCGGCAAGGCGAAGGCCGCGCTCGGCGAGATGGTGCGGATCTGGGGCCACCTCGACGCACTGGAGGAGGAGTTCCGGATCACCCAGACCGAGGGCGTCGGCCAGCGCGAACCGGACCTCGGCTTCGCCTGGGCCGCGTACGAGTGGGCCTCCGGCAAGGGTCTCGACGAGGTGCTGCGCGAGGCCGAGATGCCCGCCGGTGACTTCGTGCGCTGGTGCAAGCAAGTCATCGACGTTCTCGGCCAGATCGCGGCCGCCGCACCCGCCTCCGGCGGGGGCTCTACGGTCGCGAAGAACGCGCGCAGGGCGGTCGACGGGCTGTTGCGCGGGGTGGTGGCGTACTCCTCGGTGGGGTGA
- the atzF gene encoding allophanate hydrolase — MSSPALTRVRMAYARIEATDRPEIWIDLRPQAEVEQQARAIDERVAAGERLPLAGKLFAAKGNIDVAGLQTTAGCPAYAYTPEGDAPVVARLRAAGAIVLGTTNMDQFATGLVGTRSPYGAVRGALAPARVSGGSSSGSAVAVALGIVDLALGTDTAGSGRVPAAFNGIVGLKPTRGLVPTTGVVPACASLDCVTVFARTLPEAEQALAYMASPSGRDLPALPQRAPGPWRVAVPPTAQLGELDEGWAEAYEAAVEQLVAAGAEVRTLDLTPFSEAAAMLYGGAFVAERYTAVGSFVDKVIPEGGEGLDPTVAGIITGARDIPAHQLYADQERLAELRARAEAQLGDADALLLPTTPGHPTLAEVAADPLGANARLGRFTNSTNLFDQAAVAVPADTVDGLPFGVMLIGPAFTDERLARIARLLQPRLRIAVVGAHLSGQPLNPQLLALGAELDRTTTTAPEYRLHALSTTPPKPGLVHVGAEGGAAIEAEVWRLPAEGLGQLAGTLPRPMTLGSVLLADGTSVPGFLCEPSALEGAEDITAYGGWRAYLNN, encoded by the coding sequence ATGTCGTCCCCCGCCCTCACCCGAGTCCGCATGGCGTACGCCCGCATCGAGGCCACAGACCGCCCCGAGATCTGGATCGACCTGCGCCCCCAGGCGGAGGTCGAGCAGCAGGCCCGAGCCATCGACGAGCGCGTCGCCGCAGGCGAGCGCCTCCCCCTCGCGGGCAAGCTCTTCGCCGCAAAGGGCAACATCGACGTGGCGGGCCTGCAGACCACCGCCGGCTGCCCGGCCTACGCGTACACCCCGGAGGGCGACGCCCCCGTCGTCGCCCGCCTCCGCGCGGCAGGCGCGATCGTCCTGGGCACCACGAACATGGACCAGTTCGCCACCGGCCTGGTCGGCACCCGCTCCCCGTACGGCGCGGTGCGGGGCGCCCTGGCCCCGGCCAGGGTCAGCGGCGGCTCCAGCTCGGGCTCCGCCGTGGCCGTGGCCCTGGGCATCGTCGACCTCGCCCTCGGCACGGACACCGCGGGCTCGGGCCGCGTCCCCGCCGCGTTCAACGGCATCGTCGGACTGAAGCCGACCCGCGGCCTGGTACCGACGACCGGCGTCGTCCCGGCCTGCGCCTCCCTGGACTGCGTGACCGTGTTCGCCCGTACGCTCCCTGAGGCCGAGCAGGCCCTCGCGTACATGGCGTCGCCGTCCGGCCGGGACCTCCCGGCCCTCCCCCAGCGCGCCCCCGGCCCCTGGCGCGTCGCCGTCCCGCCGACGGCACAGCTCGGCGAACTGGACGAGGGCTGGGCCGAGGCGTACGAGGCCGCCGTGGAGCAGCTCGTGGCAGCCGGGGCTGAGGTGCGCACGCTCGACCTCACGCCGTTCAGCGAGGCCGCCGCGATGCTCTACGGGGGCGCGTTCGTCGCCGAGCGCTACACCGCCGTGGGGAGCTTTGTCGACAAGGTGATCCCCGAGGGAGGCGAGGGGCTCGACCCGACCGTCGCCGGGATCATCACCGGCGCCCGGGACATCCCGGCCCACCAGCTGTACGCGGACCAGGAACGCCTGGCCGAGCTCCGCGCCCGGGCGGAGGCCCAACTCGGCGACGCGGACGCGCTGTTGCTGCCGACCACGCCGGGCCACCCCACGCTCGCCGAGGTCGCCGCCGACCCGCTGGGCGCCAACGCCCGCCTGGGCCGTTTCACCAACTCCACGAACCTCTTCGACCAGGCCGCGGTCGCGGTCCCCGCCGACACGGTGGACGGGCTGCCCTTCGGCGTGATGCTGATCGGCCCCGCGTTCACCGACGAACGCCTCGCCCGGATCGCCCGGCTGCTCCAGCCGCGGCTCCGGATCGCGGTGGTGGGCGCGCACCTGTCCGGCCAGCCGCTCAACCCTCAACTGCTCGCCCTGGGAGCGGAGTTGGACCGTACGACGACCACCGCACCCGAGTACCGGCTGCACGCGCTGTCCACCACCCCGCCCAAGCCGGGTCTGGTGCACGTCGGCGCCGAGGGCGGTGCCGCCATCGAGGCCGAGGTGTGGCGACTGCCCGCCGAAGGCCTCGGACAGCTGGCCGGCACGCTGCCCCGGCCGATGACCCTGGGCAGCGTGCTTCTCGCCGACGGAACGTCCGTCCCCGGCTTCCTGTGCGAACCGTCCGCGCTCGAAGGCGCCGAGGACATCACGGCGTACGGAGGCTGGCGCGCCTATCTCAACAACTGA